A region of Candidatus Omnitrophota bacterium DNA encodes the following proteins:
- a CDS encoding V-type ATP synthase subunit K (produces ATP from ADP in the presence of a proton gradient across the membrane; the K subunit is a nonenzymatic component which binds the dimeric form by interacting with the G and E subunits), with amino-acid sequence MENNLLMQFKDLGAIAVLALAALGSGAGVGIAGMAAVGAWKKNFSQNKSANFLLVALVAAPLTQTIYGFIVMSRMMELVARGQFLWAIGIFAGAAIGLSAYWQGKCAAAACDALGETGKGFANYMTVLGMTETVALFVMVFTLVVLGKF; translated from the coding sequence ATGGAGAACAACCTGTTAATGCAATTTAAGGATTTAGGCGCAATTGCGGTTTTAGCGCTGGCTGCCTTAGGTTCGGGCGCAGGCGTAGGTATCGCGGGTATGGCGGCAGTAGGGGCATGGAAGAAGAATTTTTCCCAGAATAAGAGCGCCAATTTCCTTTTGGTGGCTTTAGTGGCTGCCCCCTTGACCCAGACTATTTACGGGTTTATTGTAATGAGTAGAATGATGGAGTTAGTGGCAAGAGGCCAATTCCTCTGGGCTATAGGAATTTTTGCGGGTGCGGCCATAGGCCTTTCGGCTTATTGGCAGGGTAAGTGCGCGGCAGCTGCCTGCGACGCCTTGGGTGAAACAGGCAAGGGTTTTGCTAACTATATGACGGTCCTGGGTATGACAGAGACAGTGGCCTTGTTTGTGATGGTCTTTACCCTTGTCGTTTTGGGCAAGTTTTAG
- a CDS encoding sulfite exporter TauE/SafE family protein → MNQILYIILGIVAGIFGGMFGIGGGTILIPALVYLFGLTQHQAQGTTLAIMIPPIGLLAALRYYYSGNVKLGMAGFICLGFFIGGLIGANFVQNLSDPLLKRLFGIFLLFVSIQMILSK, encoded by the coding sequence ATGAATCAGATTTTATATATAATTTTAGGCATAGTCGCTGGTATCTTCGGAGGGATGTTTGGCATCGGCGGAGGAACTATTCTTATCCCGGCTTTGGTTTATCTCTTCGGGTTGACACAGCATCAGGCGCAAGGCACAACCTTGGCTATTATGATTCCTCCTATCGGGCTCTTGGCAGCACTGCGTTATTATTATAGCGGTAACGTAAAGTTGGGTATGGCCGGGTTCATCTGCCTGGGGTTTTTTATCGGCGGGTTAATCGGCGCAAACTTTGTGCAGAATTTATCCGACCCGCTCCTGAAAAGATTATTTGGCATATTCCTGCTTTTCGTTTCTATCCAGATGATTTTAAGCAAATAA
- the pyrF gene encoding orotidine-5'-phosphate decarboxylase: MKPANSEQRTATQLILALDVDNPREALRWVKLLYPKVKIFKVGLELYTAGGPKIIRAIRKTGASVFLDLKFNDIPNTMAKAAKEALKHKAAMFTVHTLSGPTALKEVSNICRGSHTKVLGVTLLTSICGRFLKDLGINKPVSSEVLYLARMARRCGLDGVVCSVQEARIIRKRLGRNFIILTPGIRPDGFIKEDQKRIATPKDAREAGADFIVVGRPILKAKNPRQVVEEILTG; this comes from the coding sequence ATGAAACCAGCGAACAGCGAACAGCGAACAGCGACCCAACTGATTCTCGCCCTGGACGTAGATAACCCTAGAGAGGCGCTACGTTGGGTAAAGTTGCTTTATCCGAAAGTAAAAATTTTTAAGGTGGGTTTAGAGCTTTATACAGCAGGCGGCCCCAAGATTATTCGGGCTATCCGTAAAACAGGGGCGAGCGTTTTTTTGGATTTAAAATTTAATGATATCCCTAACACCATGGCAAAAGCAGCTAAAGAGGCATTAAAGCATAAAGCAGCCATGTTTACAGTGCATACCTTATCCGGGCCAACCGCGCTTAAGGAGGTTAGCAATATCTGCCGCGGAAGCCATACTAAGGTCTTAGGGGTAACCCTGCTCACCAGTATCTGCGGCCGTTTCCTGAAAGATTTAGGAATTAATAAGCCAGTGTCGAGTGAAGTCCTGTATTTAGCCAGAATGGCAAGAAGATGCGGCTTAGACGGCGTGGTCTGCTCTGTGCAGGAGGCAAGGATAATCAGGAAACGCTTAGGCAGGAATTTTATTATTCTTACTCCCGGGATAAGGCCAGATGGTTTTATAAAAGAAGACCAGAAAAGGATTGCCACGCCCAAAGACGCAAGGGAAGCCGGTGCAGATTTTATTGTCGTCGGCAGGCCAATACTTAAAGCAAAGAATCCAAGACAGGTAGTAGAAGAGATATTGACGGGATAG
- a CDS encoding LAGLIDADG family homing endonuclease, which yields MHLLERTNRFKRIERRFDSPIEDLLYQMHWLEDMKHRDIALNLHAPRATITRWFRRLQVPTQSCRRFTDMNLTSWLYKIGKLKKKPRYSGPDKRLQRTRQGLNVDFFKKWSVEMAYVLGYFAADGCMFINPRGSKYISFTSCDREILQKVKRMLGSEHKFSVKNRQNRNWKDAFTLQIGSKEMYQDLIKKGFMPKKASRFKLPAVPKKYMRHFIRGYFDGDGSVTYGYFKRKDRNNKMTSYLLTCLSSANLRFLRGISKVLKENIGINGGYIDKKGGHLAYSKLDSIKLFQYIYTNVNKGQYLERKYKKFRKAFEINRGCGLV from the coding sequence ATGCACCTTCTCGAACGTACAAACAGGTTTAAAAGAATAGAGAGAAGATTTGATTCTCCCATTGAAGATTTGCTTTATCAGATGCATTGGCTGGAAGATATGAAGCATAGGGATATTGCCCTAAATTTGCATGCGCCGAGAGCAACAATAACAAGATGGTTTCGCCGTTTGCAGGTGCCAACTCAGAGTTGCCGCAGATTTACTGATATGAATCTAACAAGTTGGCTATATAAAATTGGAAAATTAAAAAAGAAACCCCGCTATAGCGGTCCAGACAAAAGGCTCCAGCGGACAAGACAGGGATTAAATGTAGATTTCTTCAAGAAATGGTCAGTAGAGATGGCTTATGTATTGGGATATTTCGCTGCCGATGGGTGCATGTTTATTAATCCGCGGGGGTCAAAATATATTTCATTTACTTCTTGTGACCGCGAAATCTTGCAGAAAGTCAAGCGGATGTTGGGCTCTGAGCATAAGTTTAGTGTAAAAAATAGGCAGAATAGAAACTGGAAAGATGCTTTTACCTTACAAATTGGTTCCAAAGAGATGTATCAGGATTTAATAAAAAAAGGTTTTATGCCTAAAAAAGCATCTAGATTTAAATTGCCGGCCGTGCCTAAAAAATATATGAGGCACTTTATTAGAGGGTATTTTGATGGTGATGGCAGCGTTACTTATGGGTATTTTAAAAGAAAAGATAGAAATAATAAGATGACTTCATACCTTTTAACTTGTTTATCTTCGGCAAATTTACGTTTTTTAAGGGGAATCTCCAAGGTTTTGAAAGAAAATATAGGTATTAACGGAGGATATATAGATAAAAAAGGTGGCCACCTTGCTTATTCTAAGCTTGACAGCATTAAGTTATTCCAGTATATTTATACAAACGTTAATAAGGGGCAATACTTAGAAAGAAAATATAAGAAGTTTAGGAAGGCATTCGAAATTAATAGGGGCTGTGGCCTAGTCTAG
- a CDS encoding V-type ATP synthase subunit B, translating into MHKVYTNIIQIAGDVITVEAEGIGYLEIAEVSTKQGKSLAQVIRIDEQKVSLQVFAGSKGVSTGDEVRFLGHTMRVASGDNLLGRVFNGSGLPLDKGPQLSDNLIEIGKPSVNPAKRIIPNKMIRTGLPMIDVFNSLVESQKLPVFSIAGEPYNELLARIAIQAEVDIIILGGMGLKYDDYLFFRDILEEKGALTRSILFIHTASDPVVECLLVPDISLAVAEQFALEGKRVLVLLTDMTNFSDALKEISITMEQVPSNRGYPGDLYSQLASRYEKAVDFEGAGSITILAATTMPGDDVTHPVPDNTGYITEGQFYLKGGVIEPFGSLSRLKQQVNGKTRDDHRTIMDTMIQLFANYRETVEKQAMGFQMSSWDKKLLHYGKLFEEKMMSLKVNIPLEKALDLGWEILAECFNPEETGIRKAIIEKYWPKQGLSP; encoded by the coding sequence ATGCATAAAGTATATACCAATATTATTCAAATTGCAGGGGATGTGATCACCGTAGAAGCCGAAGGCATCGGATATTTAGAGATCGCCGAAGTTTCTACCAAACAAGGCAAATCCCTGGCGCAGGTTATCCGCATTGACGAGCAGAAAGTTTCTTTGCAGGTCTTTGCCGGGAGCAAAGGGGTTTCTACCGGCGATGAGGTCAGGTTCCTGGGGCATACTATGCGTGTGGCAAGCGGCGATAATCTTTTGGGCCGCGTATTTAACGGAAGCGGCCTGCCTTTAGATAAGGGGCCGCAATTATCCGATAATCTGATTGAAATCGGAAAGCCCTCGGTAAACCCGGCAAAGAGGATTATCCCCAATAAAATGATCCGCACCGGCCTTCCGATGATAGACGTTTTTAATTCTCTGGTTGAGTCACAGAAATTGCCGGTCTTCTCCATCGCCGGGGAGCCTTACAATGAGCTCTTAGCGAGGATCGCCATTCAGGCAGAGGTGGATATCATTATTTTAGGGGGGATGGGCTTAAAATACGACGATTACCTCTTCTTCAGGGATATACTTGAAGAAAAGGGCGCGCTTACGCGTTCCATCCTCTTTATCCATACTGCCTCTGACCCCGTAGTTGAATGCCTGCTTGTGCCTGACATCAGCCTGGCGGTTGCCGAGCAATTTGCGCTGGAAGGAAAACGTGTTTTAGTTTTATTGACGGATATGACTAATTTTTCCGATGCCTTAAAAGAAATATCCATTACCATGGAACAGGTCCCTTCAAACCGCGGGTATCCCGGAGACCTTTATTCGCAGCTGGCCAGCCGCTATGAAAAGGCAGTGGATTTTGAGGGCGCAGGCTCAATTACTATTCTCGCCGCCACTACCATGCCCGGAGACGACGTCACTCATCCTGTCCCGGATAATACCGGCTACATTACCGAAGGACAGTTTTATTTAAAAGGAGGCGTGATTGAACCTTTTGGTTCCTTAAGCCGGCTTAAGCAGCAGGTAAACGGCAAGACCCGCGACGACCACCGCACAATTATGGATACGATGATCCAGCTCTTTGCGAATTACCGCGAAACCGTTGAGAAACAGGCCATGGGTTTTCAGATGAGTTCATGGGATAAAAAACTCCTGCATTATGGAAAACTTTTTGAAGAGAAGATGATGTCCTTGAAAGTAAATATACCCCTGGAAAAGGCCCTGGACCTGGGATGGGAGATACTGGCTGAGTGTTTTAACCCCGAAGAGACAGGAATCAGAAAAGCGATAATTGAAAAATACTGGCCAAAACAGGGACTGTCCCCGTAG
- a CDS encoding glycosyltransferase — translation MASFNPFVSIIIPVKNFERTIEKTFEYLLAVDYPRDSWEWVIADGGSTDKTVEIIESWRKIYPFIKLVQIPNCPSPGFARNKALEAVKGDFLFFTDADCAPDKNWINEMLKHFSRDPQIAAVGGEVFTLKVDPNNLVEAWCQHFRFNMVSPRYGFIQEGYYPEFPRDPEPSDIGGHKAYFFGTCNVAYRRSAMREIGAKFWERPTGEDMDLSYQHRQAGWKFYFAPKAKVDHMHRADLKALLRVWVTYGQAHLPLIQKYVRKNNLEIILQFLKGNPSFVLPFPLKGFIYLGNFHMLHIFALLFILGVVGNFIWLGVFWKIFTLASLFLTIYFLYQYVKWNFGMEPKDKFFTWCRMKYLTNLSFIRGGLKGLSKHKVLCIEPSF, via the coding sequence ATGGCGTCCTTTAATCCCTTTGTTTCCATCATTATACCCGTAAAGAACTTTGAGCGCACCATTGAGAAGACCTTTGAATACCTGCTCGCCGTGGATTACCCGCGGGACTCCTGGGAATGGGTGATTGCCGACGGAGGTTCTACAGATAAGACCGTAGAAATTATAGAAAGTTGGCGCAAAATCTACCCTTTCATTAAGTTAGTCCAAATCCCTAATTGTCCATCTCCGGGATTTGCCCGTAACAAAGCCTTGGAAGCAGTAAAGGGCGATTTTCTTTTTTTTACTGATGCTGATTGCGCGCCGGATAAGAACTGGATAAACGAGATGCTCAAGCACTTTAGCCGTGACCCGCAGATTGCCGCCGTGGGAGGCGAAGTCTTCACCTTAAAAGTCGACCCCAACAATCTGGTAGAGGCCTGGTGCCAGCACTTCCGTTTCAATATGGTCTCTCCCCGCTACGGTTTTATTCAGGAGGGGTACTACCCGGAATTCCCCAGAGACCCTGAGCCCTCGGATATCGGCGGGCATAAGGCTTATTTTTTCGGTACTTGTAATGTCGCTTACCGCCGCAGTGCCATGCGCGAGATTGGGGCTAAATTCTGGGAGAGGCCCACTGGCGAAGACATGGATTTAAGTTATCAGCACCGCCAGGCAGGCTGGAAATTTTATTTTGCGCCTAAAGCCAAAGTCGACCATATGCACCGCGCAGATTTAAAGGCCCTGCTTCGGGTCTGGGTGACCTATGGCCAGGCGCATTTGCCTTTAATCCAGAAGTATGTGCGTAAAAATAACTTGGAGATTATCCTGCAATTTTTAAAAGGCAACCCTTCATTTGTGCTGCCCTTTCCTCTAAAAGGGTTTATTTATTTGGGTAATTTCCATATGTTACATATTTTTGCCCTGCTTTTTATCTTGGGCGTGGTAGGCAATTTTATCTGGCTAGGCGTATTTTGGAAAATCTTTACGCTCGCCTCTTTATTTTTGACCATATATTTTCTCTATCAGTATGTAAAGTGGAACTTTGGCATGGAGCCGAAGGATAAATTCTTTACCTGGTGCAGGATGAAATACCTGACTAATTTGAGTTTTATCCGCGGGGGGCTTAAGGGTCTTAGTAAACATAAGGTATTATGTATTGAGCCGAGTTTTTAG
- a CDS encoding dihydroorotate dehydrogenase electron transfer subunit: protein MLQIKAKILYNKRIKGNYFQLVLGASQIAKEAQPGQFVNIRVNGGAFEPLLRRPFSIHKASRGSIEILYEVLGEATQILSTRKAGEYSDVIGPLGHGFNYSLQLTAYSLRILVAGGMGVAPLLFLAEKIQRCQSVPACPAGRKVSKYQSMVLIGAKTKYQLFCEKEFKDLGCAVKIATDDGSRGFKGKVTELLKHILPTTNDQRPTTIYACGPRPMLKQVALISQKHKIPGQISLEEHLACGIGACLGCVVNTTGGFQRVCKEGPVFSADSIIWSNEDETYGAKRT from the coding sequence TGCTTCAAATCAAGGCAAAAATACTTTATAATAAAAGGATTAAGGGTAATTATTTTCAACTGGTCCTGGGAGCTTCGCAGATAGCCAAAGAAGCCCAGCCAGGACAATTTGTGAATATCAGGGTAAACGGCGGCGCTTTTGAACCGCTGCTGCGCCGGCCCTTTAGTATCCATAAGGCCTCAAGAGGTAGCATAGAGATTCTTTATGAGGTGCTGGGTGAGGCGACGCAGATTTTATCAACTCGCAAGGCAGGGGAATATTCAGATGTGATTGGGCCATTAGGGCATGGTTTTAATTACAGCTTACAGCTTACAGCTTACAGCTTACGGATATTAGTTGCCGGCGGCATGGGAGTCGCGCCGCTTTTATTCCTCGCGGAAAAAATACAGAGGTGTCAAAGTGTCCCTGCCTGTCCGGCAGGCAGGAAAGTGTCAAAGTATCAAAGTATGGTATTAATAGGAGCTAAGACAAAATATCAGCTTTTCTGCGAAAAAGAGTTTAAAGATTTAGGTTGCGCAGTAAAAATCGCCACTGACGACGGCTCAAGAGGTTTTAAGGGCAAGGTTACTGAGTTGTTAAAACATATTCTACCAACGACCAACGACCAACGACCAACGACCATATACGCTTGCGGCCCAAGGCCGATGTTAAAACAAGTTGCGTTGATTTCTCAAAAACATAAAATTCCCGGTCAGATTTCTTTAGAAGAACATCTGGCCTGCGGCATAGGTGCGTGTTTAGGTTGCGTAGTGAATACGACAGGAGGTTTTCAGAGAGTCTGTAAAGAAGGCCCGGTCTTTAGCGCTGATAGTATAATCTGGTCAAATGAAGACGAGACTTATGGAGCGAAGCGAACGTAA
- a CDS encoding V-type ATP synthase subunit A, translating into MPQKRTGYIKRINANMVTVGFDTFVIQNEVAYIIHGEERLKSEVIRVRQKNAELQVYESTSGLKVGDKVEFTEELLSVQLGPGLLGQIFDGLQNPLPLLAEKCGFFLQRGVYIKALPEENKWQFTPLVKPGDKILAGAKIGFVPEKIFKHYIMAPFSLRGILEVTQVAGAGDYNLEEPVAKLKDEDGKEIDIFLSQNWPVKIPIPAYAEKLKPQEPLVTRMRLIDSLFPVARGGTYCIPGPFGSGKTVLQQLTSRHAEVDIVIIAACGERAGEVVETLKTFPELIDPQTGKPLSERTVIICNTSSMPVAARESSVYTAVTIAEYYRQMGLNVLLLADSTSRWAQAMREMSGRLEEIPGEEAFPAYLESRIASFYERAGVVRLLDGSIGSVTIGGTVSPAGGNFEEPVTQATLKVVGAFHGLSRERSDARRYPAIDPLISWSKYKGFIEEKQEERGHEILRKCHDVAQMMKVIGEEGASLPDYVDYLKGEFFDFVYLQQNAFDKVDEATAKDRQTYVFNFIYNILETDFSFSDKADALHFFQKLRQVFKGWNSSAWASEEFKGTEQEISALLSEKISGKEEEADA; encoded by the coding sequence ATGCCGCAAAAAAGAACAGGTTATATTAAAAGGATTAATGCCAACATGGTTACCGTCGGGTTTGATACCTTTGTCATCCAGAATGAGGTCGCTTATATCATCCACGGCGAGGAACGCCTTAAGTCAGAGGTAATCCGCGTGCGGCAGAAGAACGCGGAATTGCAGGTTTACGAAAGCACCTCGGGCCTTAAGGTCGGGGATAAAGTTGAATTTACCGAAGAGTTGCTTTCTGTCCAGCTTGGGCCAGGGCTCCTGGGCCAGATTTTTGACGGCCTGCAGAATCCCCTGCCGCTTTTAGCCGAAAAGTGCGGTTTCTTTTTACAGCGCGGGGTCTATATAAAGGCTTTGCCTGAAGAGAACAAGTGGCAATTTACTCCCCTGGTTAAACCCGGGGATAAAATCCTGGCCGGAGCGAAAATCGGCTTTGTGCCGGAGAAGATTTTTAAACATTATATTATGGCGCCGTTTAGCCTGCGGGGGATTTTAGAAGTAACGCAGGTTGCAGGGGCAGGCGATTATAATTTAGAAGAGCCGGTGGCGAAGCTAAAGGATGAGGACGGTAAAGAGATAGATATTTTTCTTTCGCAGAATTGGCCGGTAAAGATTCCCATTCCCGCATATGCTGAAAAATTAAAGCCTCAAGAGCCTTTAGTAACCAGGATGCGCTTAATAGATTCCTTATTTCCGGTTGCGCGGGGAGGCACCTATTGCATACCCGGGCCATTTGGCTCCGGAAAGACGGTCTTACAACAGTTAACCAGCCGCCACGCCGAGGTAGATATTGTGATTATCGCCGCCTGTGGTGAGCGCGCCGGAGAAGTAGTGGAGACGCTTAAAACCTTTCCCGAATTAATTGATCCTCAGACCGGAAAACCCTTGAGTGAGCGCACAGTGATTATCTGTAACACCAGCTCCATGCCGGTTGCCGCGAGAGAATCCAGCGTTTATACGGCGGTTACCATTGCGGAATATTACCGCCAGATGGGTTTAAATGTTTTACTCTTGGCGGATTCTACGTCGAGGTGGGCGCAGGCCATGCGCGAGATGTCCGGCCGGCTGGAAGAGATACCCGGGGAAGAGGCCTTCCCCGCTTATTTAGAGTCGCGCATCGCCTCTTTCTACGAGCGCGCAGGCGTGGTCAGACTCCTTGACGGCAGTATCGGTTCGGTAACTATCGGCGGGACAGTCAGCCCAGCCGGAGGAAATTTCGAGGAGCCGGTAACCCAGGCCACATTAAAAGTCGTCGGCGCGTTTCACGGATTATCGCGCGAGCGCTCAGACGCCAGGAGATACCCGGCAATTGACCCCTTAATCAGCTGGAGTAAATACAAGGGCTTTATTGAGGAAAAACAGGAAGAAAGAGGCCATGAGATTCTGCGCAAGTGCCATGATGTCGCCCAGATGATGAAGGTTATCGGCGAAGAGGGGGCATCGCTTCCTGACTACGTAGATTATTTAAAGGGTGAATTCTTTGATTTTGTCTACCTGCAGCAGAATGCCTTTGACAAGGTTGATGAGGCAACCGCAAAAGATAGGCAAACCTACGTATTTAATTTTATTTATAATATTTTAGAAACAGATTTTTCTTTTTCTGATAAAGCAGATGCCCTGCATTTCTTCCAGAAGCTGCGCCAGGTTTTTAAAGGATGGAACTCAAGCGCTTGGGCTAGCGAGGAATTCAAGGGTACAGAACAAGAAATATCTGCATTATTATCAGAAAAGATTTCCGGCAAAGAGGAAGAGGCGGATGCATAA
- a CDS encoding DUF2764 family protein, whose amino-acid sequence MPDLYPYLIASLPMLHFGAPAHISFEQFLLKCQELIPQDDFTLLESLPLQCEYKGAQATIRRWVDFEIMLRNELVKLRASRKRIDPAKYLRPDGSAGAILYHVALAAQRNPSPLEGERILALAKWDFLEELSFGHYFDLDFLIIYACKLLILEHWERIKSADKNKILTEALAGN is encoded by the coding sequence ATGCCGGATTTATATCCTTATCTTATCGCAAGTTTACCCATGCTGCATTTTGGCGCGCCAGCGCATATTTCTTTTGAGCAGTTTCTTTTAAAATGCCAAGAACTCATCCCGCAGGATGATTTTACGCTATTAGAGAGTCTTCCCTTACAATGCGAATATAAAGGGGCCCAGGCAACCATAAGAAGATGGGTGGATTTTGAGATTATGCTGCGCAATGAATTAGTAAAGTTAAGGGCCAGCCGTAAAAGAATAGACCCGGCTAAATACCTGCGGCCCGACGGATCTGCAGGAGCTATACTTTATCATGTGGCTCTGGCTGCGCAAAGGAATCCTTCGCCCCTTGAAGGCGAGAGGATATTGGCCCTGGCAAAGTGGGATTTTTTAGAGGAGTTGTCATTCGGGCACTATTTTGATCTGGATTTTCTGATTATTTATGCCTGCAAGCTCTTGATCCTGGAGCATTGGGAGAGGATTAAGTCAGCAGATAAGAATAAAATACTTACTGAGGCCTTAGCCGGAAATTAA
- a CDS encoding peptidoglycan-binding protein, translating into MNNLFLRDKSQLKEEQIIGTVSGYSPRVEEIQRILKNAHFDPGPADGVMGSRTRKAIREFQEEKGFWPNGRVDSKTWLELNREKETFKEEANAQPLALLSEEYPRDVKSKEEIAKIREPQEKIAKVAFPQDRKTQIQMALQKANFYKGKIDGKIGPQTKKAIKAFQKAKGLRADGAVGAQTWAELNKYLKE; encoded by the coding sequence ATGAATAATCTTTTCTTGAGAGATAAATCTCAGCTAAAAGAAGAACAGATTATCGGAACGGTTTCAGGATACAGCCCGCGCGTAGAAGAGATACAAAGGATTTTAAAAAACGCTCATTTTGATCCCGGCCCTGCGGATGGAGTAATGGGTAGCCGCACCCGAAAGGCAATCAGGGAATTCCAGGAAGAAAAAGGTTTCTGGCCGAACGGCAGAGTGGATTCGAAAACCTGGCTTGAGTTAAATCGGGAAAAAGAAACGTTTAAGGAAGAAGCAAATGCGCAACCTTTGGCCTTGCTTTCCGAAGAGTATCCCCGTGACGTAAAATCTAAGGAAGAAATTGCAAAAATTAGAGAGCCCCAGGAGAAAATAGCCAAAGTAGCGTTTCCCCAAGACAGAAAAACACAAATTCAAATGGCCTTACAAAAAGCTAATTTTTATAAAGGGAAGATTGACGGGAAAATAGGCCCGCAAACAAAAAAAGCGATCAAGGCATTTCAAAAGGCCAAAGGATTAAGGGCGGACGGTGCCGTAGGCGCTCAAACCTGGGCTGAGCTGAATAAGTATTTGAAAGAGTAA
- a CDS encoding V-type ATP synthase subunit D has translation MSKIKLTKGGLKRQRDALRQYERYLPTLQLKKQQLQLEILQQINLLSEKREAEKRKKEAAKAWAGLLTDPLVNIKEWFIPANIITGAKNVAGVDLPLFERAEFKEAEYDLFITPLWVDFAIEALRGIVSLEKEIQVMEKGIAILKQELRITTQRVNLFEKVKIPEAIEAIRLIKIYIGDQMANAVGRSKIAKRKIEEFTEAPLAA, from the coding sequence ATGTCCAAGATAAAACTCACCAAAGGCGGGTTAAAACGTCAGCGGGATGCCTTAAGGCAATATGAAAGATACCTGCCGACGTTGCAGCTTAAAAAACAGCAGCTGCAGCTTGAGATTTTACAGCAGATAAATTTGCTTTCGGAAAAAAGAGAAGCCGAGAAAAGGAAAAAAGAAGCGGCAAAGGCCTGGGCAGGATTATTAACAGATCCACTAGTAAATATCAAGGAGTGGTTTATCCCCGCTAATATAATTACCGGTGCAAAAAATGTGGCTGGGGTAGATTTACCCCTATTTGAGCGCGCAGAGTTTAAGGAAGCAGAATACGACTTATTCATTACTCCGCTTTGGGTCGATTTTGCTATTGAGGCATTGAGAGGAATCGTGTCTTTAGAAAAAGAGATTCAGGTTATGGAGAAAGGCATCGCAATCTTAAAACAGGAACTGCGCATTACCACGCAAAGGGTCAATCTTTTTGAGAAGGTGAAGATTCCTGAGGCTATTGAGGCCATCCGCCTGATTAAGATTTACATCGGCGACCAGATGGCTAACGCGGTCGGCCGCAGTAAGATTGCTAAAAGAAAGATAGAAGAGTTCACAGAAGCGCCCCTCGCAGCCTGA
- a CDS encoding dihydroorotate dehydrogenase: MQNKLSVNIGNLKLKNPVMVASGTFGYADEFRGFMDLKKLGAIVTKTITLKPRQGNLPPRTCETPAGMLNSIGLENPGLIVFLAEKLPQLKKIGVPIIISIASEDNPDEFISLAKRLDKVRGVAAIELNISCPNVKNPKSQIPNPKLISQNPKATYNLVRQVRKVTSKTIITKLSPNVTDIAEIALAAERAGSDAVSLINTLTGMSIDIKTKKPKIASVTGGLSGPAIRPVAVRMVREVYQKIKIPIVGMGGIMDTKSALEFFIAGATAISIGTANFINPKVTMEIIQGIKEYLITNKIKDIKILSGSLKT; this comes from the coding sequence ATGCAAAACAAACTTTCCGTGAATATAGGTAACTTGAAACTCAAGAACCCGGTGATGGTTGCCTCAGGTACATTTGGTTATGCCGATGAATTCCGGGGCTTTATGGATTTAAAAAAACTGGGCGCGATTGTCACCAAGACCATTACCTTAAAGCCCCGCCAAGGCAACCTGCCCCCGCGCACCTGTGAAACTCCCGCGGGCATGCTTAACTCTATCGGCTTAGAAAATCCCGGGCTTATAGTTTTTCTGGCAGAGAAATTACCCCAGTTGAAAAAGATAGGCGTGCCGATAATTATCAGCATTGCCTCTGAGGATAACCCGGATGAATTTATCAGCCTTGCAAAGCGTCTGGATAAAGTCAGGGGAGTCGCGGCGATAGAGCTAAATATTTCCTGCCCTAATGTTAAAAATCCCAAATCCCAAATCCCAAATCCCAAACTAATCTCTCAGAATCCAAAAGCAACTTATAATTTAGTCAGGCAGGTGCGCAAGGTTACCAGCAAGACTATTATTACCAAGCTTTCCCCTAATGTTACCGATATCGCCGAAATCGCTTTGGCAGCTGAAAGAGCCGGCAGCGACGCGGTTTCTTTAATAAATACGCTTACCGGCATGAGCATAGATATAAAAACGAAGAAACCTAAGATCGCAAGCGTTACGGGAGGTTTAAGCGGTCCGGCAATTAGGCCGGTTGCGGTGAGGATGGTCCGGGAGGTTTATCAAAAGATTAAAATCCCTATCGTCGGAATGGGTGGTATAATGGATACCAAAAGCGCACTGGAATTCTTTATTGCCGGGGCAACGGCAATCAGCATAGGCACGGCGAATTTTATTAATCCCAAGGTAACCATGGAAATAATCCAGGGTATAAAGGAATATTTGATTACCAATAAAATAAAAGATATTAAAATACTGAGCGGGAGCCTTAAAACATGA